The sequence AGGACGTCATCGACCTCACCCTGGCCCTCGCCCGCGAGATGCTGGACGCGGCGGGCCTCAAGGACGCCGACCCGGAGAAGGCGCTCGCCGACGGCTCCGCGATGGACGTCTGGCGCCGCATGATCTCCGCCCAGGGCGGCGACCCGGACGCCCCCCTCCCCACCGCCCGCGAGCAGCACGTGGTGACGGCCCGCTCCTCCGGCGTCCTGACCCGCCTGGACGCCTACGACGTCGGCGTCGCCGCCTGGCGCCTGGGCGCGGGCCGCGCCCGCAAGGAGGACCCGGTCCAGGCGGGCGCGGGCGTCGAACTCCACGCCAAGCCCGGCGACACGGTCACCGAGGGCCAGCCCCTGATGACGCTGCACACGGACACCCCGGAGAAGTTCGACTACGCCCTCAAGGCCCTGCCGGACGCGTACGACATCGCCCCGGCGGGCACGTCGTTCGCCCCGCTGCCGGTGGTGCGGGAACGTATCGCCTGACCTGCGGTTTCCTCGTACGGGTGAACGGGACCGGTGGACTGCCGCCGGTCCCGTTCGGCATGCTGGACTCGGTGACGTGCCGACAGAGGAAGACACCGTCATGAGCGCATGCGCCGGCCAACCCGCACCGGACCCCGGCCATGACTGGGACGACCTCGTCCGGATCCGTGAGGAGACGGACGCGCCCAAGGGATGCAGAGTGGAGATCATCGACGAGATCGTCACCGTGTCACCGCCGCCGTCCAAGGATCACCACAGCACCGTCGCCCTGATCCAACGGAGGTTGTACGGCGTCATCCCGGAGGACTGGGGTATCTACCAGACCCTCGGCGTCGCCCTGCCGGTACGGGGCGGGATCTACGTCCCCGACCTCGTCGTCCTGCCTCGCACAGCGGTCTCCGGGCCGGGCTATGACGTGCCCGCCGCCGAGGCCCGCCTCGTCGTCGAGATCACCTCCCGGGCCAACGCCAACCACGACCGCGTCAGCAAGGTCAACGGTTACGCGAAGGCCGGGGTGGAGCTGTTCCTGCTCCTCGACCCCTGGCACTCCGGGCGTCCGACCGCGACGCTCTACGGGGAGCCGGAGGGCGGCACCTACCGGGTGCTGGAAACGGTCGAGTACGGCGGGAGGATCAGCCTCCCCGAACCCTTCGGACTCGACCTGGACACCGGCGTCTTCCCGGTCAGCTGACACCTCCAGCTGACACCTGGGCTCCGGGCACAAGCGAGCGGCCCGTCGCACGGAAGAAGTTCCGTGCGGCGGGCCGCCGTTGCGTGCGGGTGGGGTGAACCGCCCGCGTTACCGGGTCACTTGCCCAGGTACGCGTTGTAGATCTTCACCGAGGACTTGTTGCCCTTCTTGTCGGTGACGTTGGCGGAGAAGGAGATGCCCTTGCCCTTGGCCGGGTTCTTCACCGTGATCTTGCCCTTCTTCACGGTGACCTTCTTCCAGGTCTTGCCGCCGTTGTAACTGACGTACGTCGTCAGCGACTTGAGGTTCTTCCCGGCGGCCGAACCCTGCACCGTCACCGGCACGGAGACCGTCTTGCCCGCCGCGGCCCGGCCGTCCGTGGAGAGCGCGGGGGTGAAGCGGACGGTGGAGGCCGGGAGCTTCGTGTACCCCTTCTTGGAGCGGAACGAGAAGCTGACGTCCACCCGGGTGGAGAGGGCGCCGATCTTCGCGCTGTGCTTCACCGACGAGGTGAGCTTGTAGTCGGCGCTGCCCGCCGGAACCGTGAAGTAGTCCCAGCCCTGGAGCGGGTCCTTCATCTGGGCGTACTTCTTGCCGTTGCGGTGGAGCACCGTCGCGACCGAGGAGAACTCCGGCGCACCGTCGTTGCCCTTGCCGTC is a genomic window of Streptomyces sp. SID8374 containing:
- a CDS encoding Uma2 family endonuclease, coding for MSACAGQPAPDPGHDWDDLVRIREETDAPKGCRVEIIDEIVTVSPPPSKDHHSTVALIQRRLYGVIPEDWGIYQTLGVALPVRGGIYVPDLVVLPRTAVSGPGYDVPAAEARLVVEITSRANANHDRVSKVNGYAKAGVELFLLLDPWHSGRPTATLYGEPEGGTYRVLETVEYGGRISLPEPFGLDLDTGVFPVS